The nucleotide window GAAGTGCGTTTTGCTAAAAATGCGGAGTTGTTTTTCTTTACACCAGATAATCATCCAGTCATGGTTAACGTGGAATCTTCACGTTTGCATAAGAATATGTATATTCTTCGTCTGAAAGAGTATGGCAATATTAATGAAGTAGAGAAGTTTAAGGGCGGCGTGGCCAAAGTGTTGAAAGAGAATCTGGCTGAATTGGAGGAAGGTGAATACTACTTCCATCAAATCGTTGGGTGTTCCGTCATCACCGAAGAGGGTGAAACGCTCGGAACCATCTCTGAAATTTTGACTCCAGGTGCTAATGATGTATGGGTTGTCAAAACGCCAGCAGGTAAAGAAGTACTGATTCCCGTTATTGATGATGTAGTACTTGATGTGGACATCGAACAGCAGCAAGTGAAGATTCACCTGATGGAAGGGCTGCTGTAACATGAAAGTGGATGTATTAACACTATTCCCCGAGATGTTTGACGGCGTATTCGGAGCAAGCATTCTGGGTAAAGCCCAAACGAAGGGGCTGGTGTCCCTCGGTGCAACGAACTTCCGTAATTATGCGACGAATAAGCACAATACGGTCGATGACGCTCCTTACGGTGGGGGTGGAGGCATGGTGCTGAAACCAGATCCGATCTTTGCTGCTGTTGAAGATGTGCTGGAACAACGCGGAGAAGCCGCGGCAACCATGAAAGCTCCACGTATCATTTTAATGTGTCCGCAAGGTGAGACGTTTACACAGAAAAAAGCAGAAGAACTTGTACAGGAAGATCATCTGATTTTTATATGTGGACATTATGAAGGTTACGATGAGCGAATCCGCGAATTTCTCGTAACGGATGAACTATCCATTGGTGATTATGTACTCACTGGTGGGGAGTTGCCAGCAATGGTTGCCATTGATAGTATCGTACGTCTTATTCCCGGTGTGCTTGGCAATGAGACAAGCGCAGTAACCGATTCATTCAGCACTGGACTCCTCGAATATCCACACTACACACGTCCACCTGAGTTTAGAGGTATGAAAGTACCGGATATGCTGTTGTCAGGGCATCACCTGAACATTGAGGCGTGGCGCAGAGAGCAGTCTTTGCTTCGTACGTTAGAGCGTAGACCGGAGATGTTGGAAACGGCGGATTTGACGAACAAAGAACGCATTTGGTTGAAAAAGATACGCTCAAACCGTAAAAATAGTACAGAGTAAATAGATGCAACGTATAAACCCGTAAATATATCTTTTTATAGAGTTCGAAAAGCTAACCTAGATACCACAGGTTGGCTTTTTTTTGTTTTTATTGTAAGAAGAAAGCTGGATTTCGATGGGACTATCCTATAAAATGGAGATATATTTTAAAACAGAGTTTCATCAAATGAAACAAAAGGCGGTGTATGAATGACTTACAATATTATTGGTCTTGATCATATTCAGCTCGCAGCACCAGAAGGCTGTGAGGTGGAGGCGCGTTATTTTTTCAATAACCTGTTGGGCTGGACGGAGATTCCTAAACCTGAAGCTCTAAGAAAACGGGGTGGTGTATGGTTTGAGTGTGGCAGACACCAAGTTCATATTGGCGTACAAAAAGATTTCATTCCCGCTACAAAAGCTCATCCGGCATTTCATGTACAACATTTGGATCAGTTGCGTGATCATCTGAATCATAACCATATTCATATTGTCGATGATGAAGCAAGGATAGATAAAGGTGTAAGACGTTTCTACATAAATGATCCTTTTGGCAATCGTCTTGAGTTCTTAGAGCGGGTATAAATCATACGTTTAAATTGTTTATTTTGAACGTAAACACTTTTTTGCAGCTTTGAACATTTTTGCATGAGCACATAATAGGGTTGTAAAAATCAGGGGTTTTCTTTATGGTGAACTCAGCTGTAATGGGAATGTTAACGATACGCTGAGGAGGAAGATGATGAGCAATCAGCCTTATGAAATCGCCAGAGTAGATATTAGCGAAGCCGGAGAACGCTGCAAAATGCTTTTGGGAGATCTGAATGGAGACGGCAGACTTGAGATGTTGCTTGTACAGGCAGATGGGGGCATAGACGATCGGTATGTTCCGCATCAGGTATGTTGTTTGACTGCATTTGATCTGGAAGGAACATTGATATGGCAGGTGGGAACGCCTGATCCGAATGCAGGAGGTCTGGGCTCAGACTATCCCGCTCAGATCGCAGATTGGGATGGTGACGGAAATAATGAAGTATTGTGTGTAATGGACAAACGATTCCTCGTGTTGAATGGTGAGACTGGAGAGATTAAAGAAACACGTGATCTGCCAGGTGATGAAGCACATGACTGCATTATTCTTGCCAACCTGACGGGTAACCAGCAGAAAATGGACATTATATTGAAAGACCGCTATAAGACGTTATGGGCACTTGACCATGATTTTAATTTGTTATGGAAGCATGAAGGAAATCCGGGGCATTTTCCATGGGTATATGATATCGATGGAGACGGGAAGGATGAAGTGATGGCCGGATATGACATGCTGGATCATGATGGGACGTTATTATGGTCTTGTCAAAATCTTGACGATCATGCCGACTGTATATGGTTTGGAGATGTTGACGGCGATGGGCAAGTCGAGGTAGTCATTGGTGGCAGTGTCACGGTCATGATGGACCGCTACGGTAATGAGAAATGGCGTTATGAAGATTCGATTGAATCACAGCATATTGCACTGGGCCATTTTTGTACTGGAATGGAAGGTTTACAGATTGCAGGCTTGGACCGGATTGTCCGAGGGGATGAGCATGGTAAGGATGGAATGTTCATGCTGAATAGCGCAGGGGAAGAAATTTGGAAGGAAAATCGCACGACTCGTGGCTGGTTAACCATTATAGAGCCTGTATGTAACTGGGATGAAGGTGGACTTGATTATATTTTGGCGTATCGCCGAGGTGGAGATGTATTGCCTGCTTTGGTGGATGGAAATATGAAAACGGTTACTGAATTCCCGAAAGAGGGATATGCAGTGCATGCAGACCTGGTTCAGACGGGGAAAGAACAGATCATCATCTATGACGCACAGGAAGCAGTAGTTTACGCCAATTCTCCGATGACACTATCATTACTGGGTGCAAAAAGAGCCAAGCCACAGCTGAAAAGGCTGTATAGCTCGACTCTGTATCCAGGCGGTGAAGTTAAACTCTAGATTTCAATGGTCATTCTCCAATGCAGGTAATCCATTCTGCGGACTGGATTCAGGCTGAAGCAAGGACGCCAGGTCAGTACCTGTCGTGACCGTCAAGCGAGATAGTTTCATAGGTTGATCTCCTGGATGCACAAATCCGGACTTTACTGTAAATGCCATGCGATAACCATGTTGCTGTAACTTGTATATCATCTGTGTACTGGTATAACCAAAAGGATAGGCCAGATAAGGTGTGTCTATTCCGGTTTGCTTCATTTGCTGAATATCATCATCCAGAAGACTGGTGTCCAGACCGACAGGCACACTGTTGCCACAGCGCATGAATCCCTTGTGATGCAGGTTATAGGTATGGCTATTGAATTCAAATACATCAGTTGCCGCCTGCATCTCTGGTTTGGAGATGAAACTGTTTTTGGCAGGGTCAAATACCGAAGGTTGCTCCTGAATTTTACTGCCTATGACAAACAGCGAGGCATGAAAATTATATTTTTGAAGCACAGGGTAAGCTAACGTATAGTTGTTCTGGTATCCATCATCAAAGGTAATTACAATGGACTTTTGTGGTAGCGAGATATTCCCATTAACATATTGTTCAAGCTGGTCCAGTGTAATCGTACGGTAGCCTTCATCGTGCAGGTATTTCATATTTTGCTCGAAATCCTCCAGATTAATGATGGATTTATTATCTGTCTCGTGATTATTCAATTTGGGCTCTATGTAGTGATACATCAGTACAGGAACTTCTGTAGCCGTACCTTGTTCCATCTTGAAGGTAGAACGATCCAGCGCAGATTGGTTAGTAAATTCAGTGTGTGACAGCTGGAATGCTTTACCTTTGACCATATCCCAGGAGGTACAGGCTTTGTGTGACATGGCATTCGTCGGATGAGTTACGGCATAGGCATATAGTGTAATGGAGCATGTGAGCATGGCGAGTATAGCAAGCGTGATCTTTTTCCAATATTTCATGAGTCTTGGGGTTCTCCTTTAAAGTGGTCATTAAGTTATATCATAGACGATATTTCTATACGGGAGGTTACAGTATTTTTTCCTGTATCAGGTTGACTTGCAGATGAGAGCGTTGATTCACTGTCCATATGGGAGAATGTATTTTAGAATGAAGTTAACATGTGATGGATGAGTTTCAGAGTGGCAGATTAATCAATAGGCATTTGTTTAATTTCTCTTGTGTTTTGATATGCTGCGTGATACAATAAGTCTGTTATGTGGAATACGGCGGTCCTCTATGGATGATGAAGGAGACAAGGTGAT belongs to Paenibacillus sp. FSL H8-0079 and includes:
- the rimM gene encoding ribosome maturation factor RimM (Essential for efficient processing of 16S rRNA), which produces MAEFMNVGKIVNTHGIRGEVRIMPLTDFPEVRFAKNAELFFFTPDNHPVMVNVESSRLHKNMYILRLKEYGNINEVEKFKGGVAKVLKENLAELEEGEYYFHQIVGCSVITEEGETLGTISEILTPGANDVWVVKTPAGKEVLIPVIDDVVLDVDIEQQQVKIHLMEGLL
- the trmD gene encoding tRNA (guanosine(37)-N1)-methyltransferase TrmD, giving the protein MKVDVLTLFPEMFDGVFGASILGKAQTKGLVSLGATNFRNYATNKHNTVDDAPYGGGGGMVLKPDPIFAAVEDVLEQRGEAAATMKAPRIILMCPQGETFTQKKAEELVQEDHLIFICGHYEGYDERIREFLVTDELSIGDYVLTGGELPAMVAIDSIVRLIPGVLGNETSAVTDSFSTGLLEYPHYTRPPEFRGMKVPDMLLSGHHLNIEAWRREQSLLRTLERRPEMLETADLTNKERIWLKKIRSNRKNSTE
- a CDS encoding glyoxalase, which encodes MTYNIIGLDHIQLAAPEGCEVEARYFFNNLLGWTEIPKPEALRKRGGVWFECGRHQVHIGVQKDFIPATKAHPAFHVQHLDQLRDHLNHNHIHIVDDEARIDKGVRRFYINDPFGNRLEFLERV
- a CDS encoding polysaccharide deacetylase family protein, whose protein sequence is MKYWKKITLAILAMLTCSITLYAYAVTHPTNAMSHKACTSWDMVKGKAFQLSHTEFTNQSALDRSTFKMEQGTATEVPVLMYHYIEPKLNNHETDNKSIINLEDFEQNMKYLHDEGYRTITLDQLEQYVNGNISLPQKSIVITFDDGYQNNYTLAYPVLQKYNFHASLFVIGSKIQEQPSVFDPAKNSFISKPEMQAATDVFEFNSHTYNLHHKGFMRCGNSVPVGLDTSLLDDDIQQMKQTGIDTPYLAYPFGYTSTQMIYKLQQHGYRMAFTVKSGFVHPGDQPMKLSRLTVTTGTDLASLLQPESSPQNGLPALENDH